In Lineus longissimus chromosome 9, tnLinLong1.2, whole genome shotgun sequence, one genomic interval encodes:
- the LOC135494055 gene encoding uncharacterized protein LOC135494055 yields the protein MNASRLREEVELGKVKQKETEDWLKEHKPPPDVRPKTAVQATEVTAAAMIAERQLDDSTTTRKPNHVSKVKCPPAATATRDLESAHTTELDPESPAWEPRPPIDEWIDKLVAGQETVLPKQKTTQHEDPMLAALVKLESDRGLPATQIPVFDGTALLWPKFVEQFYTQVHCKPGIDDARCMDLLQSHVSKDALTMIRGIGYSGRCYADALKELKRAFGHRNQVARAYLYLITTGNTIPSRNSIALRQFFVDIRDCIITLTQLNYTSDMQGSDLLLRVSRRISVDRIRFWNRHVSGISKTREPSILDLRNWLKECVDTEFNPYSVKLETSKGKTPATACSYNTAFQKTKEKSEKSGKGAGTKEKPKKSSGVAKQPEKSYNGTRDADNPKKAVPKEGDKKPISCPLCKEPHRLYRCFLFVNKRPHERSKIAEDSKICLNCLHSNHELSQCLSNLRCREPGCQEKHHTLLHPDDKDPKNNYANIAEKGSRKSLSHAYFQLVRVNVSGRNGRCIPTVTMLDSASEITVIHQQLAQDLGLKGKTKELTIKTLNAESSSKSQTVSFTMRAAGEESAQVLNVSDAWTVDIDAFKCPPQQISTSWDHIQELGLTDIDASEVQLLIGVDVPLAHVHTDTRMGDETEPIAVKTPLGWMLMGMSKTQDSHKAVANINFITSRDQQLHQDIEKFWQTESFGVAFTTETPLSAEDKRATKILEETTHLVDGHYEVGMLWKDPDAVLPNNKHIAVRRYHLLEKRMKKDSEFKSLYADTLNGYIEKGFARKLSVIEAEKISPKTWYIPHHGVMNPNKPGKIRVVFDAAATCQGTSLNLNLMTGPDLLNSLFGILQRFRLYRIAMCADVEGMFHMVRVPETTDADAMRFIWKSDIDAPGPPESYKMLVHTFGATDSPTCANYALQRCAKDS from the exons ATGAATGCCTCCAGACTACGAGAAGAGGTAGAGCTGGGAAAGGTGAAACAAAAGGAGACTGAAGATTGGTTGAAGGAACACAAACCACCACCAGACGTCCGACCGAAGACAGCCGTGCAAGCTACAGAAGTTACCGCAGCAGCGATGATTGCAGAACGGCAACTTGATGACAGCACAACTACGCGAAAACCAAACCATGTTTCCAAAGTCAAGTGTCCACCAGCAGCTACCGCTACACGTGATCTTGAATCCGCGCAT ACAACTGAGCTAGATCCTGAATCACCCGCATGGGAGCCGCGACCGCCAATCGATGAGTGGATTGACAAATTGGTAGCTGGACAGGAGACGGTGCTGCCAAAGCAGAAGACAACTCAACATGAGGATCCTATGTTGGCAGCATTGGTAAAACTAGAGAGTGACCGAGGTCTACCCGCTACCCAGATTCCTGTCTTCGATGGTACTGCCCTCTTATGGCCAAAGTTCGTTGAGCAGTTTTATACTCAAGTGCACTGTAAGCCTGGGATCGATGATGCGCGCTGCATGGATCTGTTACAGTCACATGTTTCCAAGGACGCACTAACGATGATCAGAGGGATAGGATACAGCGGTCGATGCTATGCTGATGCACTGAAAGAACTTAAGAGAGCCTTTGGTCACCGGAACCAAGTCGCGCGCGCATATCTTTATTTAATTACCACTGGAAACACCATACCATCAAGGAATTCTATTGCGCTGCGCCAGTTCTTCGTCGATATCAGAGACTGCATAATAACATTGACTCAGTTGAACTATACCAGTGATATGCAAGGGTCTGATCTACTTCTGAGAGTGTCAAGACGCATCTCAGTTGATCGCATCCGATTTTGGAACCGTCACGTATCCGGGATCTCCAAGACCAGGGAACCATCCATACTTGACCTGCGCAACTGGTTGAAGGAATGTGTGGATACGGAATTCAACCCATACTCCGTCAAGTTAGAAACCTCCAAAGGAAAGACTCCAGCCACAGCTTGCTCATACAACACTGCCTTTCAGAAAACAAAGGAAAAGTCTGAGAAGTCAGGAAAAGGAGCCGGGACAAAGGAAAAGCCTAAAAAGTCCAGTGGTGTAGCCAAGCAGCCAGAGAAGTCCTATAACGGAACCAGAGATGCAGATAATCCAAAGAAAGCTGTACCAAAAGAAGGCGACAAGAAACCAATCTCATGTCCACTCTGTAAAGAACCGCACAGACTCTATCGTTGTTtcctgtttgtaaacaaaaggCCGCATGAGAGAAGCAAGATTGCTGAGGACAGCAAAATCTGTCTGAACTGTCTGCATTCAAACCATGAACTTAGTCAATGTTTATCAAACCTGCGTTGCCGCGAACCAGGATGTCAGGAAAAACATCATACTCTCCTCCATCCCGATGACAAGGATCCTAAGAACAACTACGCCAACATTGCTGAAAAAGGTAGCCGAAAGAGTCTGTCGCATGCATATTTTCAACTCGTCCGAGTCAATGTGAGCGGTAGAAACGGAAGATGCATCCCCACCGTGACTATGTTGGACTCTGCCAGTGAAATCACCGTCATACATCAACAATTAGCACAAGATCTTGGGTTGAAAGGCAAGACGAAGGAACTCACCATCAAAACTCTGAATGCGGAATCATCATCCAAGTCACAGACCGTGTCATTTACTATGAGGGCCGCCGGTGAGGAATCAGCACAAGTATTGAATGTCAGCGATGCATGGACAGTTGATATTGATGCCTTCAAATGTCCTCCTCAGCAAATATCTACATCTTGGGATCATATCCAGGAACTTGGGCTGACCGACATTGATGCGTCAGAGGTGCAGTTATTGATTGGAGTAGACGTCCCTTTGGCACACGTCCATACCGATACCAGGATGGGAGACGAAACCGAGCCAATAGCAGTGAAAACTCCACTTGGATGGATGCTGATGGGGATGTCGAAGACTCAAGATTCACACAAAGCCGTGGCAAACATCAATTTCATCACGAGTAGAGACCAACAGCTACATCAAGACATCGAGAAGTTTTGGCAGACAGAATCCTTTGGCGTCGCCTTCACAACTGAAACTCCACTTTCTGCAGAAGACAAGAGAGCTACTAAAATCCTTGAAGAGACTACTCATCTCGTAGATGGCCATTACGAAGTCGGAATGTTATGGAAGGATCCTGATGCAGTTCTACCAAACAACAAACATATCGCTGTTCGCCGATACCATCTGTTAGAAAAGCGCATGAAGAAAGACTCTGAATTTAAATCTCTGTACGCTGATACGTTGAATGGTTACATTGAAAAGGGATTTGCCAGGAAGCTGTCAGTCATCGAGGCCGAGAAGATTTCACCAAAGACTTGGTACATTCCACATCACGGCGTCATGAATCCGAACAAACCAGGCAAAATACGAGTGGTATTTGACGCAGCTGCAACCTGCCAAGGCACCTCTCTCAACCTCAACTTGATGACTGGACCGGACCTGCTCAACAGCCTATTTGGAATCCTTCAACGCTTCAGACTGTACCGCATAGCCATGTGTGCCGACGTCGAAGGGATGTTCCACATGGTAAGAGTGCCAGAGACTACAGATGCAGACGCCATGCGATTTATTTGGAAAAGCGACATCGATGCTCCAGGGCCTCCAGAATCCTACAAGATGTTAGTCCATACATTCGGCGCCACCGATTCTCCAACCTGTGCCAACTATGCTCTACAGAGATGTGCCAAGGACAGCTGA
- the LOC135494054 gene encoding uncharacterized protein LOC135494054 produces the protein MTTSSPTFVLIARLQQTDILKQTIVQNLQNCLHNVNSYIASFKAAIEITRHTDIQILLHADKKHQPSTEHCRRYNLPQTSEVSALIPGEIGEHLDIILHCRNGPLKRINTLHRSYDPLHYILLFPHGTDGWQLTLTKTDNRILTALDFYSFNLQIRHNNFNIIMRCRRLMQQYAVDQWAKIELSRLQWVKQNQRSIRAEKYTGLFDAVHSGDTVNPGRKLGKPDYFITFTTNPKWPEIQEALHPGESPQDRPDLAARVFKLKLDSLISDITKRQVLGKVSAYTITIEWQKRGLTHAHILLIMTDDSKPRTPELIDQVVSAELPDKATNPQLHQIISSNNIHGPCGSINLNSPCMDGTGVERKCTKNFPKPFSLHTIVTEDNYPTYHRRSPQQGGHTHEMTVCRNDFLCDNSFIVPYNPLLSLRYLAHINIEVVHSVQAVKYLYKYITKGQDRIIFSLTADGTQVAVLDEVENYLNARYISANIDARSILYPDFPRYFTWNGSKKQWQRRKRGTKLTNTQHFQTDNVGRIPTISLSPHQSELYHLRTLLHHKAGAQTYEEMRTVNGVECGTFQEACLQLGLITDDKEIHRTMTEACTIRFGDQLRNFFSTLLMYCRLADPNQFWTTWKEELCRDYMYRDKATTLSNYNENEALQHIQNILQRENLDLATDFHLPIPDATIINTTSTRRIIVEETFDTTLLQESAPQLINTHNPEQRQVFELIMSAVNDNARKIFCLNASGGTGKTYLINVLLTTIRAEGNVALATALSGIAATLLNNGRTLHSRCKIPINLTEHSTCNISNKDATADLLRLAKILIIDEVSMGHKHIFECLDRSLQDIRDSEHLFGGLIVLFAGDWRQILPVVPHGSRPQIVEATLKKSYLWSSIQTLQLTCNMRTNTQDTTNFPQYLTNIGNGTETPYPDIGPHTIKVPEHFTQNITSLTDLCNFVFTNLPQNFTQAEWLSSRAIIAPTNKAVQEINTFVIDRFPGTSVEYKSCDTILENEHQYPLEFINRLNPAGLPPHRLILKMNCCIMLLRNFDPLNGHCNGTRYTITGLHQHIIEAVIATGPTLERDYSSQEYQWHPATTHSPSKCNAVSFQFAWHSP, from the exons ATGACCACTTCCTCTCCAACATTCGTTCTTATA GCTCGCTTGCAGCAAACAGACATATTGAAACAAACCATCGTACAGAACTTGCAAAACTGTCTACATAATGTCAACTCCTACATTGCATCATTCAAAGCTGCCATTGAAATCACCCGCCACACTGACATACAGATCCTTCTACATGCCGACAAAAAACATCAACCAAGCACTGAACACTGCCGCCGCTACAACTTGCCACAAACTTCCGAAGTATCAGCCCTAATCCCAGGAGAAATTGGGGAACACTTGGACATCATCCTTCATTGCCGGAACGGTCCGTTGAAACGCATTAATACCTTACATCGCTCATATGATCCACTTCACTACATTCTACTCTTTCCTCACGGCACAGATGGCTGGCAGCTCACCCTCACCAAAACAGATAATAGGATCCTAACTGCCTTAGATTTTTACAGCTTTAACCTACAGATTCGCCACAATAACTTCAACATCATCATGCGCTGTCGACGACTTATGCAACAGTACGCTGTTGACCAATGGGCAAAAATAGAGCTATCACGTTTACAGTGGGTGAAGCAAAACCAGCGATCAATCAGGGCGGAAAAATATACAGGTCTCTTCGACGCTGTCCACTCCGGCGACACCGTCAACCCAGGACGAAAGTTGGGAAAGCCTGACTACTTCATCACCTTCACCaccaatccaaaatggcctgaAATACAGGAGGCACTACACCCAGGAGAATCGCCACAGGACCGTCCAGACCTAGCAGCCAGGGTGTTCAAGCTGAAGTTGGATTCCCTCATCAGTGATATTACGAAACGACAGGTCCTCGGCAAAGTCAGTGCGTACACCATTACCATTGAATGGCAGAAGCGAGGCCTCACACACGCCCACATCTTGCTGATAATGACAGATGACTCCAAACCGCGAACACCAGAGCTAATCGATCAAGTTGTTTCTGCAGAACTCCCAGACAAGGCAACAAACCCCCAACTCCACCAAATAATCTCCTCCAACAACATCCATGGACCCTGTGGCAGCATCAACCTTAACAGTCCATGTATGGATGGGACTGGCGTTGAGAGGAAGTGTACGAAGAACTTTCCCAAACCGTTCTCACTCCACACAATTGTCACTGAAGATAACTACCCCACTTATCACCGTCGCTCGCCACAACAGGGAGGTCACACTCATGAAATGACAGTTTGCCGCAACGACTTCCTCTGTGACAACTCCTTTATCGTACCCTACAACCCGCTCCTATCACTTCGATATTTAGCGCACATCAACATCGAAGTTGTTCACTCAGTCCAAGCAGTAAAATACTTATACAAGTACATCACAAAAGGCCAAGACCGCATCATCTTCTCCCTGACAGCTGATGGGACACAAGTGGCAGTACTAGATGAAGTCGAAAACTACCTTAACGCACGATACATCTCAGCCA ACATAGATGCACGCAGTATCTTATACCCGGACTTCCCACGCTACTTCACATGGAATGGCAGCAAAAAGCAATGGCAGCGTCGCAAACGAGGCACCAAACTCACCAATACCCAACACTTCCAGACAGACAATGTTGGCCGCATACCAACAATCTCCCTCAGCCCACATCAATCAGAACTATACCACCTTCGAACACTGCTTCACCACAAGGCGGGTGCACAAACATATGAAGAAATGCGTACAGTCAATGGTGTGGAATGCGGAACATTCCAAGAAGCCTGCCTTCAACTTGGACTGATCACCGATGACAAGGAAATACATCGCACAATGACAGAGGCCTGCACCATTCGATTTGGGGACCAACTCAGAAACTTCTTCTCCACACTGCTGATGTATTGTCGCCTGGCAGACCCCAATCAATTTTGGACCACCTGGAAAGAAGAATTGTGCCGAGACTACATGTATCGAGACAAAGCCACAACACTATCCAACTACAATGAAAATGAGGCCCTCCAACACATACAAAACATCCTACAAAGAGAGAATTTAGACCTAGCTACCGACTTCCACCTACCAATCCCAGACGCCACCATCATCAACACAACAAGCACCAGAAGAATAATAGTAGAAGAAACCTTTGACACTACACTCCTACAAGAATCTGCCCCCCAGCTCATCAACACCCACAACCCAGAACAAAGACAGGTCTTTGAGTTGATCATGAGTGCAGTGAACGATAACGCCAGGAAGATATTTTGTTTGAATGCAAGTGGCGGCACAGGCAAAACATACCTCATCAATGTCCTACTCACAACCATACGTGCAGAAGGAAACGTAGCTCTTGCAACAGCCTTATCAGGCATTGCAGCAACGCTCCTCAACAACGGTCGCACCCTCCATTCCCGCTGTAAAATCCCTATCAATCTCACTGAACACTCCACCTGCAACATCTCAAACAAAGATGCCACAGCTGACCTCCTCCGTCTGGCCAAAATACTCATCATCGATGAAGTTTCAATGGGACACAAACACATCTTCGAATGCCTGGACCGCTCCTTACAAGATATCCGAGACAGTGAACACCTCTTTGGCGGCCTCATTGTACTCTTTGCTGGAGACTGGAGACAGATATTGCCTGTAGTACCCCACGGCAGCCGACCGCAGATAGTAGAGGCTACACTCAAGAAATCATACCTGTGGTCCAGCATTCAAACACTCCAACTCACCTGCAATATGCGAACAAACACACAAGACACCACAAACTTCCCACAATATCTCACAAACATTGGCAATGGTACTGAAACACCCTATCCAGACATTGGCCCACACACCATCAAGGTCCCCGAACACTTCACACAGAACATCACATCTCTCACAGATCTATGCAACTTCGTCTTCACCAACTTACCACAGAACTTCACCCAAGCAGAATGGTTGTCTTCAAGGGCAATTATTGCTCCAACAAATAAGGCTGTGCAAGAAATCAACACCTTCGTCATAGACAGATTTCCAGGTACATCAGTGGAATACAAGAGCTGTGACACCATCCTTGAAAACGAACATCAATACCCATTGGAATTCATCAACCGCTTGAATCCTGCTGGCCTCCCACCGCACAGACTCATCTTGAAAATGAACTGCTGCATCATGCTCCTGCGCAATTTCGATCCACTTAACGGACATTGTAATGGCACACGCTACACCATAACAGGccttcatcaacacatcattgaaGCTGTCATTGCAACAGGCCCCACGCTGGAAAGAGACTATTCATCCCAAGAATACCAATGGCACCCAGCAACAACACATTCCCCTTCCAAATGCAACGCCGTCAGTTTCCAATTCGCCTGGCATTCGCCATAA